Below is a window of Congzhengia minquanensis DNA.
ATAAGTCGAACTGCTCTGCACGCTCATAGGCGTAAGCAGCTCCATGGTCCATTAGAAGTACGGTATCTGCAAAGGACAGGGCAAGATTAATGTCGTGGAACACCCCCACGGCACATCGGCCTCCCTGTTTCGTCCACTCCTTTAAATTCTCTACCAGCTCCACCTGATATTTCAGGTCAAGATGATTGGTAGGCTCGTCCAAAAGAATAATTTTGGGCTCCTGGGCAAACGTTCGGGCCAAAAATACCCGTTGAAGCTGGCCGCCGGAAAGTTCCGTAACCGGCCGGTCTTTCAAAGCTAAAATGCCCGTGCGCTTCATGCTCTCCCGAACAATTCGCCGGTCTTCTTCACTCTGCGAAGCGAGCAGGCCAGGCTTTTGGTGTGCATAACGCCCCATCAGCACCGTTTCATATACGGAGTAAGAAAAACTGACAGAAGTTAACTGGCTCATAAGCGCCACCTGGCAGGCAAGCTTCCGGCGGCTCATTTTGTTCAGGGATTCACCGCAGATGCGAATGAGACCCTCAGCAGGCAAAAGTCCTGCCAGCGCACGCAAAAGCGTTGTTTTTCCGCAGCCGTTGGGACCGATGATGCAGAGCCGGCTGCCCTCCTCCACACGGAATGAAATATTTTTAACGACGTGCCCGCCGCCATATCCGCAACTGAGATGTTCTGTCTGTAACAAACCTATCGCCCCTTTCGTCCGGAAAAAAAGATATAAACAAAGAACGGCGCCCCCAGCAGAGCTGTGATGGAGCCGATGGGGATTTCCCGCGGCGGGATAAGGGTGCGGGCTGCCAGGTCGCACAGAACCAGAAATGTACCGCCGAATAAGGCAGCGGCTGGCAGCACCTTACGGTGAGAGGAACCGAAAAAACGCCGTACAACATGCGGAGCAATCAAATCCACAAAGCCAATGATCCCTACGAAAGCCACCGCCGTACCGGTCAGCACCGCCACCAAAGCAGTTAAAAACCGCTTACTTTTTTTGACGTCAACTCCCAACGCCTGCGCCTGCTCCTCGCCAAACGTCATAATGTCCATTTCCGTGGAGTAGCGCAAAAACACCAGCAAGCTCAGGACTGTAACAGGGAAAAGCACACGCACGCCAATCCAGCCCCGCATGGAGAAGCTGCCCAATGTCCAGAGGTTAATTCGTTGGGCGTTTTCTGGTGAGCTTGTCGCAAGCATGTCCATAATTGCAGTAAAAAACAGTGACGCAATCATGCCCATCAGAATAATGGTGACATTGGACAAGCCCCGGTCAATGCGGGAGGAAATTCCAATAACGATAAACACGGTTGCTACGCCGAATGACAGGCTGACAGCAGGCAGTAAAAACGCGCCCAATATGCCGCCGGACAAACCAGCCACCATCACCAAAGAGGCGCCCAACCCTGCACCAGCGGAAACGCCCAGGCCATAAGAGGACGCTAAAGGATTTTTCAGCACCGACTGCATAACGGTTCCGCTGACAGCCAATGCCCCCCCTGTGCAGAAAGCTAAAAGAACCCGCGGCAGCCTTAAATCCATTACCATGGAGGAATGAACTGCGGATACTGTTTCCGGCAGAGGCACACCGAACAAATGATTTGCCAATATTGCAAAAATGTCGCCCGGTGAGATATAAACGCTGCCAACTCCCACCCCGAAAATTACCGAGATTATGGCGGCGCAAACCAGCAAAATCATTTTTACAGAAGTTCGTTTCATTGGAAACACTCCGGATATACGGCTTTCGCCATCTGCTCCAGCGCGATAATTACATTCTGGTTTGCCAAAGAGGAGGCCATGTTGTCGATATAATAAACTTGCCGATTACGGACAGCAGAAACGGTATCCCAGCCCCCGCGGCTCAAAATCTCGCCTACCGGATCCGCAATATAGTTCACATTGGTTAAGATGACGTCGGGGTTCGCGGCAACAACGGTTTCCGCATCTACCTTTAGCCAGCCTGTCTGGTTCGCTAAAATATTCTCAGCGCCGATTAGTTCCAGCATCTCGTTCAGGAACACACCACTGCCGAAGCTGTACAGATCCGGCGCGGCAGAAAGCTCAAAGTACACACGCTTTTTCTCCGAGACGGTACCGATAGCCTGGGTAATATTGTCCAGCCCTTTTTGTAAGTCGTTCGCCAATTCCTCGCCTTTTTCTTCTATGCCCAGAACAGTTGCCACGAACGCCAAATCTCGCTTAATGCCGTCTATCGTATCTGCGGAGGGCATGCTTACCACGCAAACGCCCTGATCAATCAGCATGCGGAAAGGATCTTCCTGGTCATAATAGGTCATATTGGACACGAAAAGTACATCAGGCTTCATCCCCATCAGCATTTCCATGTCGGGGCTCATCAGGTCGAAGGTTGGTTTGCCCTCGGGCAAGCCCTCCAGCCCGCTGCTTTGGGTGTCATAGCCAATGACCTTGCCGCCGCAGTCTAGCCCCACAACCATTTCAGCAATCGCGGGGGCCAGCACAACAATAGAGTTAATCTGCTTCGGAACGCGAATGGCGGTACCGCTGAGATCCGCCATTTCAAAAAAGCCCGCGTCAGATTGTTTTGCCTCGGTGTTTCCGGCTTTGGGGCCACAGGCGCTCACAGCGAAAGCTAAAGTCAGCGCAAGCAGCAGAGCGATGATTTTTTTCATGTTACATTCCTCCATAAATTCTCCCCAAAGGGCAGCTGCTGATCAAGCAAGACAAGAACACATCGGCAAAAAGTTATCAGCCTCCGTGACACATTGCACCATCAGCCGCCCACAAAAAAAGAACACCCTTTCATACACAGTTTTCCTGCAACGACCAACGGCGGCGGGAGCGTTTAATGTCTCAGTCCGCCCGTAAGTATGAAGCGTATTCGATTTTGGAGTATATTTATTAGTAAGTATATAACATATCCATTGAATTTTCAAGTATTAATTCGAAACCTTTTGGTTCGCGCACTTATTTGTTCTTTCACACATAGAATGAAAGGAGAGGTTTTCAGGTTAAAAAGGAGGTTCAACATGAATAGAATATCGTTAGAAAAAGAAGCTGAGGCGGTGTGCATTGAAAACGCGAACCCGCCGTTGATTTTTCAGCTTCCGCCCAAAGAAGGGCGCGAGGCACTGGAAAAAGCCCAGGATACACCGGTGTGTATGTATCCTGCCGAAATTACAAGCTGTTTGGCAGACACCGGCAAATGGGGAACGATTCGTCTTTACCATGTGGCGCCGAAACCGGAGATAAAAACGCCAAACGTTATTTTTTACATTCACGGCGCGGGCTGGGTGTTCGGCAGCTTCCACACCCACGAAAAACTCGTGCGCGAACTTGCCGCGCGAACAAATTCGGTGGTTTTATTTCCCGAATATTCCCGCGCGCCGGAAGCAAAATATCCCACAGCCATTAAACAATGCTACGCGGTGCTGTGCCAAATTGACAGCTTAAAACAAAAGCATGGGTGGCAGTTTAACGCAGAAACCTTAACTGTTGCCGGCGACAGTGTTGGCGGAAACATGGCCACCGTGATGACCCTTTTGGCAAAATTTCGCGGCGGCCCAAGCATCGACAAGCAGCTGCTCTACTACCCCGTTGCCAACGCCTATTTCAACACCCCATCTTACCGGGAGTTTGCTGTTGGCTACTATCTCTACCGTGCAGGCATGATGTGGTTTTGGGATCAATATACCACGTCGCAGAAGGACAGAAACGAAATCACCGCTTCTCCTCTTCGGGCCACGAAAGAACAGCTTTGCGGTCTGCCGCCAGCCATGATTTTAAACGGGCAGGCAGACGCGCTGAGGGACGAGGGCGAGCAATATGCCGTGTGCTTGCGGGAGGCAGGCGTGGAGGTAACGCAAATCCGCTTTCAGGCCATAATTCACGATTTTGTCATGCTCAACGCCTTAGACCAAACGAAGGCATGCCGCGCCGCAATGGACGTTTCTACCCAATGGATTAACCGCAAAAATGCGCGGTTTGAAAAGCGCTGTGAAAAACCTGATGATGACAAACCCTGCAGCTATAAACTGCTGTAACACAAAACAATGCCCGGCACATAGCAAAGGTGTTTTTTGCTATCGCCGGGCACATTCTTTTTAAAGCGAAAACCGGAGCATGAAAAACATATATGCAATGTAGAGCGCAACCATGAAAAAACCTTGCCCGCGCATGAGCCTGCGGGAAAAGAGCGTGGGCAAAACACAGGCGGCGCCCAACACAATGCTCGCAGGCATATCCACCAAAAGCGTTTGTGGTGCTAACGTCAGCGTGCCGCCGGAAATGAAGCTGCAAAGCGGAATAATCAGCGTGGTGTCGATTATGTTTGCTCCTAAAATATTGCCCACCGACAGAGCGCCCTGTTTTTTCACTGCCGCGGTAATGGAGGTCACCAGCTCCGGTAAAGATGTTCCAATTGCAACCAGCGTAACGCCGATAATAGACTCCGGAACACCGAAACGCAGTGCCAGGCTTTGGCCCCGGTCTACTAGCAGCCGCGCGCCGATAACTATGGCCGCAACGCCTATGATAAAACAAATTAAATGGCCGCCAATGCTTCCGCTGACCTCCCCGTTTTCCTGCTGGGGGGCCTGCTTTGCCTGATTTACATTTACCAGCATGAAAGAAACGAAAATAAGCACCAAAATTACCGAACCAAGAGGCAAAAGCCGGCCGCTTATACTGAACACATAAATTGTGCCGATGGCTAAAAGCATTAAAAAGCCCGAGGGGAAAAATGTGCGCCGCTTTATCACAAACGGGCAGAAAATGGCGCACACACTGAGCACCAGTCCTATGTTTGCGTTAACCGAGCCAACAGAATTTCCCACTGCAATTTCGTTGCTGCCCGAAAGCGTGGCCAAAACCGATACCGTAATTTCCGGCAGCGTGGTTGCAAAGCTCACCAGCGTTGCACCGATAATCACTTTTGGAATGCCCGATTTTTCGGCAATCCAGACGGCGGAATCCACAAACATGTCTCCCCCTTTTATAATCAAAATAAGCCCGATTGAAAATAGCAAAATGTCAATAAAAATGTTCAAAGCGTCCTCCTGTTTTGTTGCCACAAACCTCGGCATATTCAGGGCAGCCAAACAGCTTGTAAGGCTTCTCCAATTTCAATCTATGAGGACGCCTGTGCAATTATTCATGCAATCGTAGTTACGAGGTGCTGTTTCGATATTCCCGGGGCGTCATGTGCGTTTCCTCTTTGAAAATTTTTCCAAAATAGCTGGGGCTTTCAAAGCCGCACATCTCGCCGATTTCCGCAACGGAGCACACGGTGAACTTTAAAAACTGTTTTGCCTTCGTCACACGGATTTGCTTTAAATGGCTCATCACGCTCATGCCCCGTTCCTTTGCATAATAGCGGCACAGGGCAAATTTGTCCATGCCGGAGACTTCGGCAATTTCGTCTAAGGTCAGCGGCTTGTCGAAGTTGTTTTCCAAATATAAGCGCACCCGGGAGAAGACGGAAACATCGCTTGCCTCTAAGGTTTCCAAAAGTTCAATCAACCAGCTGTAGCAGGCCGCCGACCGGGCCGCAACCGTGCTTCCCTTTTCGCACAGGTTAGAAAGCTGAGCGCAGGACTCTTTCCAAAACGCAGGCAGTTTAAACACTTTAAAGCGGTTCATGCGGTAAAACGTCAGCAAATCTTCCGCGCCCTGAAATGTCACCCAGGAGGTGGCAAACGTTTCCCCACTCTTTGTGTATGCATGGGGGCAGTCCTTATTCATAAACACGCCGTAGCCTACGCCGATATGGCGCGGCTCCCCGGCAAAATGAAACAGACCCTCCCCCTGCGTCACCCACAAAATGTGGTGGAATTCAAACCCGTTGGGGCGGCTGATTGCCGATTGCGTTTCGGTGCTGCCTGCAGCGGTTAATATAATGGGATACGGTTTTTTCAGGTTTCTTTGAATTTCAACAAACATATGCAATATCCTTATAGTTTATCAATATATTATCATTGACTTTCTGCTATTTTTGCAATATCATTATACCAGAAAGGTAAAGCAATGTAAATATATTTTTAATAAAACGGAGGTTTCACCATGAAAAAGTTAAGACTGGGCATTATCGGCTGTGGCGGAAGATTCAATGCCCATTTAAACGGTTTGCTGCAATTGGACAATGCCGAGATTGTTGCAGTAGCGGATCCCATTGAAGAACGCAGAATTGCCGCCGGAAAAAATACCGGGGCAAAAAAAATCTATCACGACCACACGGATTTATACAACAACGAAAGCCGCGACACCTTAGATGCGGTAATGATTTTTATTGAACCAACCGCCCACACCGATACAGAAACCCGGGCCATTGACATGGGCCTGCATTTTTTTATAGAAAAACCCATGACCATGGACTTAGAGCTGGCAGACACGGTTTTGAAAAAATCGGAGGAAAAGGGTCTTATTACCTCGGTAGGATTTCAGGACCGATATTTAGACTTAATCGACATCATTAAGGCCGAGCTTCCCAAGCACAAACAGGGCGGTCTTGTTTACGGCGCATGGGTTGGCGGGATTCCCGGCGTTTGGTGGTGGCAGAAAAAATCCACCTGCGGCGGGCAGCTGGTTGAGCAAAACATTCATTTGTTAGACGGCCTGCGCTATCTTTATGGAGAGCCGTTGTCGGTTTATGCGACCTGCTCTAGAGGGATGGTTGTCCCCGGAGTAGACGCCAGCCCGGAATATGACACTGACGACCACTCCACCGCGGTTATTAGGTTTAAAAACAACGTTACTGCAACGTTAGTAAGCGGATGCTACTCCAAAACCGTGCGCCCCAACTGCGGTTATGTAATCACCTTAGATGACATGATTTTAGACTATCGGCTCAGAAATAACTTAATTATTACCACCCAGACGGTAACAAGGGACATTAAGCGCAGCATGGATCAGACCTTTGCGTTAGACCAGGCCTTTGTGCAGGCCGTGTTAACCGGCGACCGTTCGTTGATCCGCTCTCCTTACGGCGATGCGCTGAAATCGCTTAAGCTTGCTTTTGCGGCAAATAAATCTATGGAAACAGGCGAAGTAATTTACTTTTAAATTGAGAAAGGACGTGCAAACATGAGAATTTGTATCCCAATCCCCTGTTTTTTCAAACAGGATTTTGTAGAAGCTATTTATAAGGTAAAATCCTTGGGATTCGATGCCATAGAAACCTATGACTGGAAGTCGTTGGACTTAGACGCTGTAAAAAACGCATGTGAAGACGCTGGCGTAGAGCTTATCAGTATGTGCACCACAGAATTCCGCATGACAGACGAACGGTTCCACAAACAGTGGCTTTTAGGGCTTGAGGAAAGCTGCAAGGCTGCGAACCAGGCGGGAGCCAAGCACCTTATCACCCAGGTGGGTCAGGACACCGGCGCTCCCAGGGAGAAACAGCACGAAAACATTGTTGCCGCTTTAAAAGAGGCAAAACCGATTTTAGAATGCTACGGCGTAACCATTATGATTGAGCCGCTGAACACCTTGGTGAACCACCCCGGTTATTACCTGTGGTCTGCGGTGGAAGGGTTCGAAATTGTCCGCGAGGCAGACCACCCCTTGGTAAAAGTGGTTTATGACATTTACCACCAGCAGGTGATGGAAGGCAACATCATTCCCAATATTACAAATAATTTAGACTGCATTGCCCATCTGCACAGTGCCGGCCACCCGGGACGCCATGAACTGCAGTATGGCGAAAGCGACTATAACGTGATTTTCCGTGCCGTGGACGAAGCGGGCTATAAAGGCTGCTGCGGCTTAGAATATCAGCCGCTGCTTCCCGCTGAGGAAAGCTTAAATGAATTTAAGCGGATTTATTTAAAATAATGAACATACACAAAGGGCGCCGCTATCAGCGGCGTCCTTTGTGTATTAAACTGCATGGTGAAATTAACTTAAGTAAAATTTTTTTCTTTTTATGCCAACCGACTTTGCTAAAGATTCAATTTTTTCGGGTAAAATATTAAGATTTTCAGAAATTTCTTCTATCGTATATTCATTCAGTAACATTTTATAAACTGAAAGTTCACTTTTTGTAAGTTGTCTTTCAAACTGCTCATCTAACATTTTATTTTCAATTTTAACATAGTTCAAATCATTGTATTTTATTACGCTATATAAATTAAAATTTTGCGATTTATCATTATGAAACGCTGCATCAATAGATTTTGATTCCATTTGCACATACTTAACATGAGCATGATTTGCCATTTTAACAAGATATTCTGTGTGCTTGGTAAGATATTCTTCAAAATTCCCGCGGTCAGGAGTGTATTGTTTGGCCGCCTCACAAAATGCAAGACCAATATTTTGCCGTCTGTCCTCGGGCGGAGTCGTTTTTGCCATCTTTTTAAATATTTTATCCGCCAATGGCTTGTATAAAGCCAATATCTGTTCCGTGTCATATTCTGAATTTTTCTTACGAAGAATAATTTGACCAACCCACCAATTGTTTTGCTTATCATATGTAAAATCAAAACTAACAGGTAATTTCATTCCTAAATCTGCAATTGCCGGAGCTAATCCAAAAACAGTATTCATTTTACGCTTTTTATATTTAGAATCTTGAGTTCCTACAATTAGAAGCGTTCTTGAACTCATGTCAAATCCAAATTGAATATTCTCGGGAAGTTTGCTTTGTAACGCATCATTTAACAAAAGCTTCTTATTGCTGCCAAGTGTAGCAGTTAATTTTTGTTCTTTTACTGGCTTATCAAACCAGACAATAGTTTGAGCATTAATCTTCATCTTTCTCTTCCCCCTATTCTGAAAGCTTAATTGTTACGTATTTACCGGCCACTTCAATGTTTATTTACTATACAATTCAATTATACTATCTTCTAAAATATTTGTCAACAAAAAGTTTGATATTTTAACAAGAAGCCCGAAAATCAACTGATTTTCGGGCTTCTTGTTAAAGTTCCTGATAAACACAATATGTATTTTTCTGATTCTTTGCCTTGTAGAGGGAGGTATCGGCTTTTATAAACAGCTCCTTAAAACTTTGGGCATGGCCCGGATAAATGGCGGCTCCAATACTTTGGGTAATGCCAAAGTTTAAATTCATCTCCGCCAGCATTTCCTTAAGCTTTGCATGCAGGTTGTCTGCATTTCCTATATTGCAAAGAAGCAGGACAAACTCATCGCCGCCCCATCTGCCTAAAATGTCTGTTTTTCTAACCTTACGCTTTAATTCGTCCGAGAATTCTTTGAGCACTTCGTCCCCCTTCGAGTGGCCATATGTATCGTTCACTGCTTTAAAGCTGTCTATGTCAATTAAAACCAAAGCGTGGGTTTCATTGTTGTTTTCTGCGAGTTTTCGGGCAATTTTACATTCTGTTGCTGTTTTGTTAAAAAGGCCGGTCAGCGGGTCTAATTTTGCCATTGCGCGGTATCCGTCC
It encodes the following:
- a CDS encoding ABC transporter ATP-binding protein; this translates as MLQTEHLSCGYGGGHVVKNISFRVEEGSRLCIIGPNGCGKTTLLRALAGLLPAEGLIRICGESLNKMSRRKLACQVALMSQLTSVSFSYSVYETVLMGRYAHQKPGLLASQSEEDRRIVRESMKRTGILALKDRPVTELSGGQLQRVFLARTFAQEPKIILLDEPTNHLDLKYQVELVENLKEWTKQGGRCAVGVFHDINLALSFADTVLLMDHGAAYAYERAEQFDLSLVSEIYRMDVQNYMQNTLKKWE
- a CDS encoding Gfo/Idh/MocA family protein, with the translated sequence MKKLRLGIIGCGGRFNAHLNGLLQLDNAEIVAVADPIEERRIAAGKNTGAKKIYHDHTDLYNNESRDTLDAVMIFIEPTAHTDTETRAIDMGLHFFIEKPMTMDLELADTVLKKSEEKGLITSVGFQDRYLDLIDIIKAELPKHKQGGLVYGAWVGGIPGVWWWQKKSTCGGQLVEQNIHLLDGLRYLYGEPLSVYATCSRGMVVPGVDASPEYDTDDHSTAVIRFKNNVTATLVSGCYSKTVRPNCGYVITLDDMILDYRLRNNLIITTQTVTRDIKRSMDQTFALDQAFVQAVLTGDRSLIRSPYGDALKSLKLAFAANKSMETGEVIYF
- a CDS encoding helix-turn-helix transcriptional regulator, whose product is MFVEIQRNLKKPYPIILTAAGSTETQSAISRPNGFEFHHILWVTQGEGLFHFAGEPRHIGVGYGVFMNKDCPHAYTKSGETFATSWVTFQGAEDLLTFYRMNRFKVFKLPAFWKESCAQLSNLCEKGSTVAARSAACYSWLIELLETLEASDVSVFSRVRLYLENNFDKPLTLDEIAEVSGMDKFALCRYYAKERGMSVMSHLKQIRVTKAKQFLKFTVCSVAEIGEMCGFESPSYFGKIFKEETHMTPREYRNSTS
- a CDS encoding FecCD family ABC transporter permease — encoded protein: MKRTSVKMILLVCAAIISVIFGVGVGSVYISPGDIFAILANHLFGVPLPETVSAVHSSMVMDLRLPRVLLAFCTGGALAVSGTVMQSVLKNPLASSYGLGVSAGAGLGASLVMVAGLSGGILGAFLLPAVSLSFGVATVFIVIGISSRIDRGLSNVTIILMGMIASLFFTAIMDMLATSSPENAQRINLWTLGSFSMRGWIGVRVLFPVTVLSLLVFLRYSTEMDIMTFGEEQAQALGVDVKKSKRFLTALVAVLTGTAVAFVGIIGFVDLIAPHVVRRFFGSSHRKVLPAAALFGGTFLVLCDLAARTLIPPREIPIGSITALLGAPFFVYIFFSGRKGR
- a CDS encoding ABC transporter substrate-binding protein; amino-acid sequence: MKKIIALLLALTLAFAVSACGPKAGNTEAKQSDAGFFEMADLSGTAIRVPKQINSIVVLAPAIAEMVVGLDCGGKVIGYDTQSSGLEGLPEGKPTFDLMSPDMEMLMGMKPDVLFVSNMTYYDQEDPFRMLIDQGVCVVSMPSADTIDGIKRDLAFVATVLGIEEKGEELANDLQKGLDNITQAIGTVSEKKRVYFELSAAPDLYSFGSGVFLNEMLELIGAENILANQTGWLKVDAETVVAANPDVILTNVNYIADPVGEILSRGGWDTVSAVRNRQVYYIDNMASSLANQNVIIALEQMAKAVYPECFQ
- a CDS encoding TIM barrel protein, translating into MRICIPIPCFFKQDFVEAIYKVKSLGFDAIETYDWKSLDLDAVKNACEDAGVELISMCTTEFRMTDERFHKQWLLGLEESCKAANQAGAKHLITQVGQDTGAPREKQHENIVAALKEAKPILECYGVTIMIEPLNTLVNHPGYYLWSAVEGFEIVREADHPLVKVVYDIYHQQVMEGNIIPNITNNLDCIAHLHSAGHPGRHELQYGESDYNVIFRAVDEAGYKGCCGLEYQPLLPAEESLNEFKRIYLK
- a CDS encoding alpha/beta hydrolase, giving the protein MNRISLEKEAEAVCIENANPPLIFQLPPKEGREALEKAQDTPVCMYPAEITSCLADTGKWGTIRLYHVAPKPEIKTPNVIFYIHGAGWVFGSFHTHEKLVRELAARTNSVVLFPEYSRAPEAKYPTAIKQCYAVLCQIDSLKQKHGWQFNAETLTVAGDSVGGNMATVMTLLAKFRGGPSIDKQLLYYPVANAYFNTPSYREFAVGYYLYRAGMMWFWDQYTTSQKDRNEITASPLRATKEQLCGLPPAMILNGQADALRDEGEQYAVCLREAGVEVTQIRFQAIIHDFVMLNALDQTKACRAAMDVSTQWINRKNARFEKRCEKPDDDKPCSYKLL
- a CDS encoding calcium/sodium antiporter; this translates as MNIFIDILLFSIGLILIIKGGDMFVDSAVWIAEKSGIPKVIIGATLVSFATTLPEITVSVLATLSGSNEIAVGNSVGSVNANIGLVLSVCAIFCPFVIKRRTFFPSGFLMLLAIGTIYVFSISGRLLPLGSVILVLIFVSFMLVNVNQAKQAPQQENGEVSGSIGGHLICFIIGVAAIVIGARLLVDRGQSLALRFGVPESIIGVTLVAIGTSLPELVTSITAAVKKQGALSVGNILGANIIDTTLIIPLCSFISGGTLTLAPQTLLVDMPASIVLGAACVLPTLFSRRLMRGQGFFMVALYIAYMFFMLRFSL
- a CDS encoding sensor domain-containing diguanylate cyclase — translated: MERSFNTSIELQKYKERFSAVLQAAKICVYEVDIKNQLYTFFENAEVIFHKSGKVILEEVWKFSKLPPEEYQKQVMAYFAHPDDVAIINEAFQNIFEGKPFSYQARMKAGDTEFVWCKIDVTPIVENGETIYMVGVITDINAMKLQMDGYRAMAKLDPLTGLFNKTATECKIARKLAENNNETHALVLIDIDSFKAVNDTYGHSKGDEVLKEFSDELKRKVRKTDILGRWGGDEFVLLLCNIGNADNLHAKLKEMLAEMNLNFGITQSIGAAIYPGHAQSFKELFIKADTSLYKAKNQKNTYCVYQEL